AATAGGAGAGTGTATTTCGGTATATTCTCCATCCAAATGCCAATCTTGCGTATTCACCGTAAATTCAATCTCGGGGACAGAGATGTAGGTGAGGTAATCATTCTCCTTCAATCCTTTTGTAAACATGCGTATTCCAAAAAGTGGCGCGTGCCATATAGGAAACTTTTTCACCAGCACTACTTCCAGCAATCCATCCACTGTACTTGCATGGGGCGCGATATAAGCATTATTCCCGAACTGACGGGTGTTTGCCACATTCAGCATTAAATAGTTACCATTATACTGCTCATATTCTTTGGCGGAAAACTGTAACTGAATGGGTTTGTACTTGAAAAAAGTTTGTAAGGATACTTTGATGTAATTCGCAAAACCGCGTTTTGTCTTTTCAAATTCTTTCACCACTTTTCCATCAAAGCCAGTTCCTGAAACATTGATGGACAGGTGATTGTTGACTTTAAACGTGTCGATTTCCCGAAAGTTTTTATTATTAATTTTAAGAAGGAGTTCTTCTAAATTTTTAGTAAAATTCGTTTCATTAGAAAAACCATTTCCGGAACCTGCCGGAAAAATCCCTAAAATCTTATCTGTATTAATGAGTTTTTTTGCAACGGAAGAAATAGTGCCGTCGCCACCAACAGCCACAAATATATCGATGGTGTCGAAATTTTGATTAATGAATTGATCCGTGCTTTCAAACGATTCTGAGATGAAGAAATTGGCATCCTTCACTTTTTCTTTTAAAAGACGAACGAACGGTTTATAATTTTTTTTCGCAGAAAAAGGATTGATGATAAAGGCGACATTTTTCATAAGAAGACAAAAATAGAAAAAAGCAAGTACATAAACTTGCTTTCAGCGTCTTATTATAGAGATAGGCGTTCTTTAAAATCTGATTGCAGAAAGAGTTTAATGTCTGATAGCGGAACTTTAATTAAAACAGTTCCGGCAGCATAGGCGGTTATTTCATACTGATTATAAAGAAAATATAAATACTCCTTATCAAAATAGAAATTATTATTTAACGGAATCTGTTTTACCAGGAGCATTTCTGCCTGTCCACGATCTGCATCATTTTTAAAGAAATTATCACTTAAAATTCGGTCCCAGATTTTGGGATCTTTTTCAGAAATTACATCATCCAGCTGAAGGGTTTTATTATTTTTAAGATCAAAAACTTTATACTTTTCATAATAATAACCATGAGCGCCACCTGTAAATCCATCGCCCGAATACTGTATTGTTAAGTAGTCAAATTCATTGGAAAATACCTTCATGTTGGAATTACTGTTCCATTTTTGCGCAGAAACGGGTGTGAAATCAGCCAGCGATTTTTTCTGCTCTTCGAAGTAATTTTTCTTTTTGAGGTTTAAAGCTTCCTTAAGATTTTCTGGTGAATACTCTTTTAAAAGAATATTTTCTGTGTGATAAATAGAGTCCAGAACAGCCTTATTTTTAATTGAAGGCAACATCAAAATGTTTGATTTATAGCTAAGCAACAGATTTTCGTTTACCCTTAGAGAATCATTTACGCTTATGGAATCAACTGCAAAAAGAGTTGCTTCTTTTTTCGCCTGCTCCGTGGTATTTATTGTATTTTCTGTCGTGTTTTTTTCTTTGGTACAAGCCGTAAAAGTGAGGGCTAAAACACTTAAAATAATGAATGAATTTTTCATTTTTAAATTTAATAAAAAGATTCTATTTATAAAAAAGAATTTTGAATGAGTAATTATAATAAAAAAAACTGCCCAAATTTTGAGCAGTTTATATTTAAAGATATTGGGTTTTTACACGTCAATTTTTGCATAAATTGCATTTTTCTCAATGAATTCACGTCTTGGTGGAACTTCGTCGCCCATTAACATAGAGAATACATTGTCGGCATCTGCTAAACTTTCGATGGTTACCTGTTTTAATATTCTTTTTTCAGGATTTAATGTGGTGTCCCAAAGCTGTTCAGGATTCATTTCCCCTAAACCTTTGTAACGCTGAACTTCAACTCCTTTGCCATCCGGGGACATTTCGAGGGTAATTTCTTCACGTTCTTTCTCGTTGTATGCGTAGACTTTTTTGTTTCCTTTTTTCAAAAGATATAAAGGCGGCTGCGCGATATAGATGTAACCGTTTTCAATAAGCTCCTTCATATATCTAAAGAAGAAAGTCAAAATCAAAGTAGAAATGTGAGCACCATCAATATCCGCATCGGTCATGATGACTACTTTATGATAACGTAATTTTGAAATATTCAGTGCTTTGCTGTCTTCCTCTGTTCCAACAGAAACTCCTAAGGCAGTGTAAATATTTTTAATCTCCTCATTGTCATAAACTTTATGAAGCATTGATTTCTCAACATTCAAAATTTTACCACGTAAAGGTAGAATCGCCTGGAAATGACGGTCACGACCTTGCTTAGCCGTACCACCTGCGGAATCTCCCTCCACTAGGAATAATTCAGATATTTCTGGATCTTTAGAAGAGCAGTCAGAAAGTTTTCCCGGTAATCCGCTTCCTCCCATTGGAGATTTACGCTGAACCATTTCACGAGCTTTCTTTGCTGCCTGTCGGGCTTTCGCTGCAAGAACTACTTTCTGTACAATAATTTTTGCTTCGTTTGGATGCTCTTCTAAGAAATTAGAAAGCATTTCGCCCACGATCTTATCAACAGCACCGGAAACTTCAGAGTTTCCTAATTTTGTTTTTGTCTGTCCTTCAAACTGAGGTTCCATTACTTTAACAGAAATCACAGCCGTTAATCCCTCACGGAAATCATCACCGGTAACTTCTACTTTTTCTTTTGCCGGAAGTCCTAATTCGTCAGCAAACTTCTTTAAAGTTCTTGTAAGCGCTCTTCTGAAACCTGCAAGGTGAGTTCCACCTTCGTGTGTGTTGATGTTATTTACATAAGAATGTAGATTCTCATTATAAGAAGTATTGTATCTCATCGCAACTTCAACCGGAATATTGTCTTTTTCACCTTCCATGAAAATTACATTATTCATGATGCTTTCGCGGTTTCCGTCGATGTATTCTACAAACTCTTTTAATCCACCTTCCGAATGGAAAACATCACTTTTAAAACTGCCGTCTTCTTCTGTAACTCTTTCATCAGTTAGCGTGATCGTAATCCCTTTATTTAAGTAAGAAAGTTCACGTAATCTGCTTGCTAAAGTATCATAACTATAGATCAGTTCCTGAAAAATAGTATCATCAGGCTGGAAGAAAACTTCCGTTCCTCTTTCATCAGTAGTACCGATTTCAGCAACATCTGCTAAGGCTTTCCCTTTTGAATATTTTTGCTGGTAAACTTTACCATCTTTATAAACAGTTGCAATTAATGAATTAGAAAGTGCATTCACACAAGAAACCCCAACACCGTGCAATCCACCGGAAACTTTATAAGAATCTTTGTCGAATTTACCACCCGCACCAATTTTGGTCATTACGACCTCCAATGCTGATTTTTGCTCCTTCTCATGCATGTCTACCGGGATCCCACGTCCGTTATCTTTTACAGAAATCGATTCTCCTTCGTGGATAACTACCGAGATCGTGTCGCAATGCCCGGCTAAAGCCTCATCAATCGAGTTGTCGATTACTTCATAAACTAAATGATGCAAACCTCTTGATCCTACATCTCCAATGTACATTGATGGACGCATTCTCACATGCTCCATTCCTTCTAACGCTTGTATACTACTCGCTGTATATTCTTTTTGGCTCATATTTTTTATATTCATCAAGGCGAATCCGCCTTGAATTTCTTACTACTTTTGATTAAAATTTTACTGAAAATAAAGTGATTTTCTTCTATTTCAAAATGCTAACAAATATACTGAATTTCCTCGGAATATGAAAGTTAAAGAAGTCATAAAATTGGGTTGGTTTTCAACAAAAAAATCCTCAAAATTTGAGGATTTTTATTTTTTGGAAGAATAAAATTTAGATTGTTTTCATCCAAACCACATCATCAATTTTCTCCACTTTTACTAAATTATATTTAGTTAAATTTTTCGTCGCTTTGTCCCATTTCTTTCCGGAAAGTTGAGATTTTACTTTCACAACGCCTAAAGTCATCGGTTCTTCTGAAGAATTCAAAATCTCCAAAACCAATTTCTCATCTTCATCCAGTTCGAAAGTTGGCGTTGCTTTTTCCGGTTTCATTTGTGGGAAAAATAAAACTTCCTGAATGGATGGATTGTTCGTTAAATACATGATCAAACGGTCCATTCCAATTCCTAAACCTGACGTTGGCGGCATTCCGTATTCCAAGGCACGTAAGAAATCCTGGTCGATGAACATTGCTTCATCATCACCTTTTTTACCTAATTCTACTTGTTTCTCAAAACGCTCTCTTTGATCGATCGGATCATTTAATTCCGAATAAGCATTCGCGATTTCTTTTCCACAAATCATCAATTCGAAACGTTCGGTTAAACCTTCTTTGCTTCTGTGTTTTTTTGTTAAAGGCGACATTTCGATAGGGTAGTCGGTAATGAAAGTTGGCTGAATAAAGTTTCCTTCACATTTTCCCCCAAAAATTTCATCAATTAATTTTCCTTTACCCATCGTTTCATTGACGTCAATTCCGATCGATTTTGCGAAATCAAAAAGTTCTTGTTCTGATTTCCCAGTAATATCAAATCCGGTGTATTTTATAATCGCATCTGTCATTGAAATTCTCTCAAACGGTGCTTTGAAATCAATTTCCTGCTCTCCGAATTTTCCTTTCGTAGTTCCATTTACCTGAATCGCACAGTATTCCACTAATTTTTCCGTGAAATCCATCATCCAATTGTAGTCTTTGTAAGCTACATAAATTTCCATTACGGTAAATTCCGGATTGTGAGTTCTGTCCATACCTTCATTTCTGAAGTTTTTCGAGAATTCATAAACACCATCAAAACCACCTACAATCAATCTTTTCAGATATAATTCGTTGGCAATTCTTAAATATAATGGAATGTCTAAAGCGTTGTGATGCGTGATAAACGGTCTTGCAGCGGCTCCACCTGGGATTGACTGTAAAACAGGTGTTTCCACTTCAAAATATCCTGCATTATTAAAGTAGGTTCGCATCGCATTGAACAATTTTGTTCTTTTAATGAAAACTTCTTTAACTTGTGGATTTACGATTAAATCTACATAACGTTGTCTGTATCGAAGTTCAGGACCATTGAAAGCGTCGAAAGTATTTCCCTCAGCATCAACTTTCGGTAACGGAAGCGGTCTTAATGATTTTGTTAGAATTTTGAAATCCGTAACCTTCACGGTCATTTCACCAACTTGCGTGTTGAACAGTTCACCTTCAATTCCGATGATATCACCGATGTCTAAAAGGTGTTTGTAAACGTCATTGTAAAGTGTTTTATCTTCACCAGTACAGATTTCATCTCTATTAAAGTAAACCTGAATTTTACCTTCCGAATCCTGAAGTTCCGCAAAACTTGCTTTCCCCTGAATTCTACGACTCATCAAACGACCTGCAATCGTAACTTTTTTACCTTCAACAAAATCTTGCTTAATGGTTTTGGTCGTTTCTGTAATTTTATATTCATCGGCTGGAAAAGCGTTAATACCCATTTTTTCAAGGGTTTGTAACTTTTCTCTCCTGATAATTTCCTGTTCTGATAACTGCATTTGTCTTGCTATTTTAAGAGTGCAAATTTAGTAAATTTTTCGCTAAGATTTCAATGTTGAAATTCAAGATAGATTTACAGATTGAGTAGTAATTATTTCATTTTTAAAAGTCATTTCATTTCTAAAGATTTTCCTCCAGATAAACATGATATTTATTTGGATTGATTCCAAATCTGCAACATATTATATTCTATCTACTATTTTCCGTAAATTTGTGTTGTGAAAAAATGGTTTATTTATTTCCTATTGTGTACTTATCTTACTTCTTTTAGTGAGGTCAGACAACTGGTGAAAATGCCGAGATTGGTTGAGCATTTTATTTCACACAAAATGGCGAATCACGATATGTCAATTTATGCCTTCATTAAGATGCATTATATTGATGAGCATATTGTAGACAGTGATTACAAACAGGATATGAAACTGCCTTTCAAAACGCATGATTTTTCCCATTCGATTGTTAATCTCAATATTCCGCCAGAAAGTCCAAGTTTAAACATTTTACAACAATCCATTTATGTGGATCGTTCGACTCATTTTTCGTATTCTGAAAAATACTATCCTTCGGTTTTTTCTAAAATTTGGGAACCTCCAAAAATTTAATTTAAAATTTCAGTCTAAATAATGATGTCTGGTCTTTCGATTTTGACAGTCATTAATCTTACTTATAGTTTAATTTTAAATTAAAAAAAATGGACGAATTACATTTGCATTTGGTGGTCAACCATATGCCGATTATATTTCCTATCGTTGGAATTATAATACTTCTTATCGGAATTTTCACTAAATCCGAAGTCACTAAACGAAACGCTTATATCATTTTTATTCTTGGAGCAATTACTTCCATTGCTGCCATGGGAACAGGTGAAGGTGCCGAAGATTCTGCAACAAAAATCGCAGGCCTTTCTGAAAATCTGATAAAAAAACATGAAGAAGTCTCTGAAATATTTGCAACCTTAACGTATGTTTTAGGAGCAATTTCCTTGATTGCTCTCATTGCCAGTTTAAAAAACTCCATCATCTCTAAATATGCCCCTTTTGTTGTTGGCATTTTCGCGGTCGTTGCATTATTTTTTGCACAGAAAGCCGGGACTACAGGCGGCGAAATTCGCCATACCGAAATCAGAACGGGCCAAGACTTCGACTATCGAAATTATGAAGGCAACGGTCCGGCTTCCAAAAGTGATAAACATGATGATTAACAATGTCAGCGTATCATGCTCTGGCAACTTTTTAAAGAAAAAATATGCTTAATAAAATAATAGAATTTTCCATAAAAAATAAACTGATCATCATTTTGATGACGCTTGGTTTAATTATTTATGGATTGTTTGAACTCAGAAATCTCCCGATTGATGCGGTTCCTGATATCACGGATAATCAGGTTCAGATCATTACCGTTTCGCCAAGTTTGGGCGCGCCCGATGTCGAACGGTTTATCACCTTTCCTTTAGAACAGATCAATTACAATATTCAGGGAATCAAGGAAATGCGAAGTTTTTCGCGCTTTGGTTTATCGGTAATTACGATTGTCTTTCATGACGATATCGATTTAATGTCTGCTCGTCAACAAGTTGCAGAACGGCTTCAACAAGTCTCGAAGGATATTCCTGTAAGTTTAGGAGTTCCGCAAATGGCCCCAATTTCCACGGGTTTAGGGGAGATTTATCAATATGTTGTCCGTCCGAAAAAAGGCTACGAACATCGCTATAATCCGATGGAATTACGAACCATTCAGGATTGGATCGTTCGCCGACAATTACTTGGAACTCCCGGAGTAGCAGACGTTGCCAGTTTTGGTGGCTATTTAAAACAATATGAAGTCGCTATAAATCCCGCCATTCTTAAATCGATGGGCGTTACGATTACCGAAGTTTTTGATGCCTTGCAAAAAAACAATCAAAATACTGGTGGTGCTTATATTGAAAAAGGACCAAGCGTTTTGTTTATCAGAACGGAAGGTTTGATGAATCAAATTCCGGACATTGAAAATACGGTCGTCAAAAATTTGCAGGATGGAACTCCGGTTCTCATTAAAAATATTGGGAAGGTTCAATACGGAAAAGCCATCCGTTACGGTGCGATGACTTATAATGGCGAAGGCGAAGTTGCCGGCGCCGTCGTAATGATGATGAAAGGAGCGAACTCCAATGAAGTCATCAAAGACGTAAAAGGCAGGATTGAAGAAATTCAAAAAACACTTCCGGAAGGAGTGAAAATCGATGCTTTTCTGGACCGAACAAAAATGGTGAATAACGCCATCAGTACGGTAAGTAAAAACTTATTGGAAGGTGCTTTGATCGTCATATTCGTCTTGGTTTTATTTCTTGGAAATTTCCGTGCAGGACTTTTAGTTGCGTCGGTTATTCCTTTGGCAATGCTTTTCGCCATTATCATGATGAATATTTTCGGTGTTTCCGGAAACTTAATGAGTTTAGGAGCGCTGGATTTTGGATTGATTGTCGATGGAGCGGTCATAATTGTGGAAGCTATTCTGCATCGATTCAAACATTTGACAAAATTCCAGGACAAAAAGATCTCTCAGGAATTTATGGATAGAGAAGTTTATACTTCTTCCAGTACCATGATGAATTCGGCAGTTTTCGGACAGATCATTATTCTGATTGTTTACTTGCCGATTTTAACTTTACAGGGAATTGAAGGAAAGATGTTTAAACCAATGGCACAAACCGTAATCTTCGCATTACTGGGTGCTTTCATCCTTTCTCTGACTTACATTCCAATGATGAGTTCTTTGTTTTTATCTAAAAAGATAGATTTAAAGAAAAACTTCTCAGATAAAATGATGGCAAAGTTTGAAGCCTTTTACCATCGAACTTTAAATTTTGTTTTAAAGATTCCTAATCTGGTTTTCTTCAGCGTTGTCGGATTATTTTTAATCTCTTTATTCGTCATGTCGAGATTGGGTGGCGAATTTATTCCGTCCCTTCCAGAAGGAGATTTTGCTGTTGATACGAGAGTTTTACCAGGAAGTAATCTGAAAACATC
This DNA window, taken from Kaistella carnis, encodes the following:
- a CDS encoding diacylglycerol/lipid kinase family protein, with translation MKNVAFIINPFSAKKNYKPFVRLLKEKVKDANFFISESFESTDQFINQNFDTIDIFVAVGGDGTISSVAKKLINTDKILGIFPAGSGNGFSNETNFTKNLEELLLKINNKNFREIDTFKVNNHLSINVSGTGFDGKVVKEFEKTKRGFANYIKVSLQTFFKYKPIQLQFSAKEYEQYNGNYLMLNVANTRQFGNNAYIAPHASTVDGLLEVVLVKKFPIWHAPLFGIRMFTKGLKENDYLTYISVPEIEFTVNTQDWHLDGEYTEIHSPIHIKVLPKSLKILI
- the gyrB gene encoding DNA topoisomerase (ATP-hydrolyzing) subunit B, which gives rise to MSQKEYTASSIQALEGMEHVRMRPSMYIGDVGSRGLHHLVYEVIDNSIDEALAGHCDTISVVIHEGESISVKDNGRGIPVDMHEKEQKSALEVVMTKIGAGGKFDKDSYKVSGGLHGVGVSCVNALSNSLIATVYKDGKVYQQKYSKGKALADVAEIGTTDERGTEVFFQPDDTIFQELIYSYDTLASRLRELSYLNKGITITLTDERVTEEDGSFKSDVFHSEGGLKEFVEYIDGNRESIMNNVIFMEGEKDNIPVEVAMRYNTSYNENLHSYVNNINTHEGGTHLAGFRRALTRTLKKFADELGLPAKEKVEVTGDDFREGLTAVISVKVMEPQFEGQTKTKLGNSEVSGAVDKIVGEMLSNFLEEHPNEAKIIVQKVVLAAKARQAAKKAREMVQRKSPMGGSGLPGKLSDCSSKDPEISELFLVEGDSAGGTAKQGRDRHFQAILPLRGKILNVEKSMLHKVYDNEEIKNIYTALGVSVGTEEDSKALNISKLRYHKVVIMTDADIDGAHISTLILTFFFRYMKELIENGYIYIAQPPLYLLKKGNKKVYAYNEKEREEITLEMSPDGKGVEVQRYKGLGEMNPEQLWDTTLNPEKRILKQVTIESLADADNVFSMLMGDEVPPRREFIEKNAIYAKIDV
- a CDS encoding DUF3298 and DUF4163 domain-containing protein, with amino-acid sequence MKNSFIILSVLALTFTACTKEKNTTENTINTTEQAKKEATLFAVDSISVNDSLRVNENLLLSYKSNILMLPSIKNKAVLDSIYHTENILLKEYSPENLKEALNLKKKNYFEEQKKSLADFTPVSAQKWNSNSNMKVFSNEFDYLTIQYSGDGFTGGAHGYYYEKYKVFDLKNNKTLQLDDVISEKDPKIWDRILSDNFFKNDADRGQAEMLLVKQIPLNNNFYFDKEYLYFLYNQYEITAYAAGTVLIKVPLSDIKLFLQSDFKERLSL
- a CDS encoding efflux RND transporter permease subunit; the protein is MLNKIIEFSIKNKLIIILMTLGLIIYGLFELRNLPIDAVPDITDNQVQIITVSPSLGAPDVERFITFPLEQINYNIQGIKEMRSFSRFGLSVITIVFHDDIDLMSARQQVAERLQQVSKDIPVSLGVPQMAPISTGLGEIYQYVVRPKKGYEHRYNPMELRTIQDWIVRRQLLGTPGVADVASFGGYLKQYEVAINPAILKSMGVTITEVFDALQKNNQNTGGAYIEKGPSVLFIRTEGLMNQIPDIENTVVKNLQDGTPVLIKNIGKVQYGKAIRYGAMTYNGEGEVAGAVVMMMKGANSNEVIKDVKGRIEEIQKTLPEGVKIDAFLDRTKMVNNAISTVSKNLLEGALIVIFVLVLFLGNFRAGLLVASVIPLAMLFAIIMMNIFGVSGNLMSLGALDFGLIVDGAVIIVEAILHRFKHLTKFQDKKISQEFMDREVYTSSSTMMNSAVFGQIIILIVYLPILTLQGIEGKMFKPMAQTVIFALLGAFILSLTYIPMMSSLFLSKKIDLKKNFSDKMMAKFEAFYHRTLNFVLKIPNLVFFSVVGLFLISLFVMSRLGGEFIPSLPEGDFAVDTRVLPGSNLKTSTDAVQKSSRILMKKFPEIEKIVGKTGSSEIPTDPMPIDASDMMIILKPRKEWTSATTYNELSEKMSAELKKNLVGVTYSFQYPVAMRFNELMTGARQDVVCKIYGEDLDTLKLYAEKLGDISKKINGAQNIYVEPISGMPQIVISYKREALSQFGLNVEDVNNIVNTAFAGQSTGSVFEGEKKFDLVVRLDGEQRKNVDDVNNLLISTPTGTEIPLSTVAAVELRESVNQIQRENAQRRIIVGFNVRNRDIQSTVEDLQKVVEKDFKLPPGYSISYGGTFENLQHAKSRLMIAVPISLLLILLMLYFAFNSVKYGLLIFSAIPLSMIGGIMSLWIRGMNFSISAGVGFIALFGVAVLNGIVLIAEFNRQKLHHSDLKDVVKIGGRTRLRPVLMTALVASLGFLPMALSQGEGAEVQRPLATVVIGGLLLATFLTLYLLPLIYIWFEEHFPDRRKKIVEISAEEDGYDE
- the lysS gene encoding lysine--tRNA ligase — encoded protein: MQLSEQEIIRREKLQTLEKMGINAFPADEYKITETTKTIKQDFVEGKKVTIAGRLMSRRIQGKASFAELQDSEGKIQVYFNRDEICTGEDKTLYNDVYKHLLDIGDIIGIEGELFNTQVGEMTVKVTDFKILTKSLRPLPLPKVDAEGNTFDAFNGPELRYRQRYVDLIVNPQVKEVFIKRTKLFNAMRTYFNNAGYFEVETPVLQSIPGGAAARPFITHHNALDIPLYLRIANELYLKRLIVGGFDGVYEFSKNFRNEGMDRTHNPEFTVMEIYVAYKDYNWMMDFTEKLVEYCAIQVNGTTKGKFGEQEIDFKAPFERISMTDAIIKYTGFDITGKSEQELFDFAKSIGIDVNETMGKGKLIDEIFGGKCEGNFIQPTFITDYPIEMSPLTKKHRSKEGLTERFELMICGKEIANAYSELNDPIDQRERFEKQVELGKKGDDEAMFIDQDFLRALEYGMPPTSGLGIGMDRLIMYLTNNPSIQEVLFFPQMKPEKATPTFELDEDEKLVLEILNSSEEPMTLGVVKVKSQLSGKKWDKATKNLTKYNLVKVEKIDDVVWMKTI